In Lactococcus paracarnosus, a genomic segment contains:
- the budA gene encoding acetolactate decarboxylase has product MSEPIKLFQYNTLSALMSGLFEGSMTIGELLEQGDLGIGTLDAIDGELIVLDGKAYQARGDKTITEVGPDVKVPYAAVVFHQAEVIFKQRFKATNDELHTRIETYYDGANLFRSIKIHGTFAKMHVRMIPKAKAGARFAEIANNQPEYTEDNVTGTIVGIWTPEMFHGVSVAGYHLHFITDDHTFGGHVLDYVITEGVVEVGAVDQLDQRFPVQDRKYLFAKLNLDELKEDIKKSE; this is encoded by the coding sequence ATGTCTGAACCAATAAAATTATTTCAATATAATACCCTATCAGCACTCATGAGCGGTCTTTTTGAAGGCAGTATGACGATTGGTGAGTTACTCGAACAAGGTGACTTAGGGATTGGGACACTAGATGCGATCGATGGGGAATTGATTGTGCTTGATGGGAAAGCCTATCAGGCGCGTGGTGATAAGACGATTACAGAAGTAGGGCCTGATGTTAAGGTGCCTTATGCAGCTGTTGTTTTTCATCAGGCTGAAGTCATCTTTAAACAACGCTTTAAAGCGACTAATGATGAACTTCATACACGGATAGAAACTTATTACGATGGTGCCAACCTCTTTCGGTCAATCAAGATTCATGGGACATTTGCTAAAATGCATGTCAGAATGATTCCTAAAGCCAAAGCAGGGGCAAGATTTGCCGAAATCGCGAATAACCAACCTGAATATACAGAAGATAATGTCACAGGTACCATCGTAGGTATCTGGACACCTGAGATGTTTCATGGTGTGAGTGTCGCAGGTTATCATCTACATTTTATTACAGATGATCATACCTTTGGTGGCCACGTTCTTGACTATGTGATTACAGAAGGTGTTGTTGAAGTGGGTGCTGTTGATCAATTAGACCAACGCTTTCCCGTACAAGACCGGAAATACCTATTTGCTAAATTAAACTTAGATGAATTAAAAGAGGATATTAAGAAAAGTGAATAA